From the Manis javanica isolate MJ-LG chromosome 11, MJ_LKY, whole genome shotgun sequence genome, one window contains:
- the CCDC90B gene encoding coiled-coil domain-containing protein 90B, mitochondrial isoform X2, protein MWSRWGRRLLCSGGGGGHRVSSPCGCFSPTLRRDFFTTTTKGEYNMRQVDITPLEQRKLTFDTHALVQDLENHGFDKTQAETIVSVLTTVSNMSLDTIYKEMVTQAQQEITVQQLMAHLDSIRKDMVILEKSEFANLRAENQKMKIELEQVKQQLINETSRIRADNKLDINLERSRVSDMFTDQEKKLMEATTEFTKKDTKTESIISETSNKIDTEIASLKILMESNKLETIRYLAASVFTCLAIALGFYRIWK, encoded by the exons ATGTGGAGTAGGTGGGGCCGGCGGCTCCTGTGTTCTGGAGGCGGCGGGGGCCACCGCGTGTCAAGCCCCTGCGGCTGTTTCTCGCCCACCCTGCGGAGAG acTTCTTCACCACCACAACCAAGGGAGAATACAATATGAGGCAAGTGGACATAACTCCTTTAGAACAAAGGAAATTAACTTTTGATACCCATGCACTGGTTCAGGACTTGGAAAATCATG GATTTGACAAAACACAAGCAGAAACAATTGTATCAGTCTTAACCACCGTATCAAACATGAGCCTGGATACTATCTATAAGGAAATGGTCACACAAGCTCAACag GAAATAACAGTACAACAGCTAATGGCTCATTTGGACTCCATCAGGAAAGACATGGTCATCCTAGAAAAAAGTGAATTTGCAAATCTGAGAGCAGAGAACCAG aaaatgaaaattgaattaGAACAAGTTAAGCAACAACTGATA aatgaaACTAGTAGAATCAGAGCAGATAATAAACTTGACATCAACTTAGAAAGGAGCAGAGTATCAGATATG TTTACAgatcaagaaaaaaaacttatGGAAGCAACTACAGAATTTACCAAAAAA GATACCAAAACCGAAAGTATTATTTCAGAAACCAGTAATAAAATTGACACTGAAATTGCTTCTTTAAAAATCCTGATGGAGTCTAACAAGCTTGAGACAATTCGTTATCTTGCAG CCTCAGTGTTTACTTGCCTGGCAATAGCATTGGGATTTTACAGAATCTGGAAATAG
- the CCDC90B gene encoding coiled-coil domain-containing protein 90B, mitochondrial isoform X4, translated as MRQVDITPLEQRKLTFDTHALVQDLENHGEKRFDKTQAETIVSVLTTVSNMSLDTIYKEMVTQAQQEITVQQLMAHLDSIRKDMVILEKSEFANLRAENQKMKIELEQVKQQLINETSRIRADNKLDINLERSRVSDMFTDQEKKLMEATTEFTKKDTKTESIISETSNKIDTEIASLKILMESNKLETIRYLAASVFTCLAIALGFYRIWK; from the exons ATGAGGCAAGTGGACATAACTCCTTTAGAACAAAGGAAATTAACTTTTGATACCCATGCACTGGTTCAGGACTTGGAAAATCATGGTGAGAAAC GATTTGACAAAACACAAGCAGAAACAATTGTATCAGTCTTAACCACCGTATCAAACATGAGCCTGGATACTATCTATAAGGAAATGGTCACACAAGCTCAACag GAAATAACAGTACAACAGCTAATGGCTCATTTGGACTCCATCAGGAAAGACATGGTCATCCTAGAAAAAAGTGAATTTGCAAATCTGAGAGCAGAGAACCAG aaaatgaaaattgaattaGAACAAGTTAAGCAACAACTGATA aatgaaACTAGTAGAATCAGAGCAGATAATAAACTTGACATCAACTTAGAAAGGAGCAGAGTATCAGATATG TTTACAgatcaagaaaaaaaacttatGGAAGCAACTACAGAATTTACCAAAAAA GATACCAAAACCGAAAGTATTATTTCAGAAACCAGTAATAAAATTGACACTGAAATTGCTTCTTTAAAAATCCTGATGGAGTCTAACAAGCTTGAGACAATTCGTTATCTTGCAG CCTCAGTGTTTACTTGCCTGGCAATAGCATTGGGATTTTACAGAATCTGGAAATAG
- the CCDC90B gene encoding coiled-coil domain-containing protein 90B, mitochondrial isoform X1, with protein MWSRWGRRLLCSGGGGGHRVSSPCGCFSPTLRRDFFTTTTKGEYNMRQVDITPLEQRKLTFDTHALVQDLENHGEKRFDKTQAETIVSVLTTVSNMSLDTIYKEMVTQAQQEITVQQLMAHLDSIRKDMVILEKSEFANLRAENQKMKIELEQVKQQLINETSRIRADNKLDINLERSRVSDMFTDQEKKLMEATTEFTKKDTKTESIISETSNKIDTEIASLKILMESNKLETIRYLAASVFTCLAIALGFYRIWK; from the exons ATGTGGAGTAGGTGGGGCCGGCGGCTCCTGTGTTCTGGAGGCGGCGGGGGCCACCGCGTGTCAAGCCCCTGCGGCTGTTTCTCGCCCACCCTGCGGAGAG acTTCTTCACCACCACAACCAAGGGAGAATACAATATGAGGCAAGTGGACATAACTCCTTTAGAACAAAGGAAATTAACTTTTGATACCCATGCACTGGTTCAGGACTTGGAAAATCATGGTGAGAAAC GATTTGACAAAACACAAGCAGAAACAATTGTATCAGTCTTAACCACCGTATCAAACATGAGCCTGGATACTATCTATAAGGAAATGGTCACACAAGCTCAACag GAAATAACAGTACAACAGCTAATGGCTCATTTGGACTCCATCAGGAAAGACATGGTCATCCTAGAAAAAAGTGAATTTGCAAATCTGAGAGCAGAGAACCAG aaaatgaaaattgaattaGAACAAGTTAAGCAACAACTGATA aatgaaACTAGTAGAATCAGAGCAGATAATAAACTTGACATCAACTTAGAAAGGAGCAGAGTATCAGATATG TTTACAgatcaagaaaaaaaacttatGGAAGCAACTACAGAATTTACCAAAAAA GATACCAAAACCGAAAGTATTATTTCAGAAACCAGTAATAAAATTGACACTGAAATTGCTTCTTTAAAAATCCTGATGGAGTCTAACAAGCTTGAGACAATTCGTTATCTTGCAG CCTCAGTGTTTACTTGCCTGGCAATAGCATTGGGATTTTACAGAATCTGGAAATAG
- the CCDC90B gene encoding coiled-coil domain-containing protein 90B, mitochondrial isoform X6, whose translation MSLDTIYKEMVTQAQQEITVQQLMAHLDSIRKDMVILEKSEFANLRAENQKMKIELEQVKQQLINETSRIRADNKLDINLERSRVSDMFTDQEKKLMEATTEFTKKDTKTESIISETSNKIDTEIASLKILMESNKLETIRYLAASVFTCLAIALGFYRIWK comes from the exons ATGAGCCTGGATACTATCTATAAGGAAATGGTCACACAAGCTCAACag GAAATAACAGTACAACAGCTAATGGCTCATTTGGACTCCATCAGGAAAGACATGGTCATCCTAGAAAAAAGTGAATTTGCAAATCTGAGAGCAGAGAACCAG aaaatgaaaattgaattaGAACAAGTTAAGCAACAACTGATA aatgaaACTAGTAGAATCAGAGCAGATAATAAACTTGACATCAACTTAGAAAGGAGCAGAGTATCAGATATG TTTACAgatcaagaaaaaaaacttatGGAAGCAACTACAGAATTTACCAAAAAA GATACCAAAACCGAAAGTATTATTTCAGAAACCAGTAATAAAATTGACACTGAAATTGCTTCTTTAAAAATCCTGATGGAGTCTAACAAGCTTGAGACAATTCGTTATCTTGCAG CCTCAGTGTTTACTTGCCTGGCAATAGCATTGGGATTTTACAGAATCTGGAAATAG
- the CCDC90B gene encoding coiled-coil domain-containing protein 90B, mitochondrial isoform X3 — MWSRWGRRLLCSGGGGGHRVSSPCGCFSPTLRRDFFTTTTKGEYNMRQVDITPLEQRKLTFDTHALVQDLENHGEKRFDKTQAETIVSVLTTVSNMSLDTIYKEMVTQAQQEITVQQLMAHLDSIRKDMVILEKSEFANLRAENQKMKIELEQVKQQLINETSRIRADNKLDINLERSRVSDMFTDQEKKLMEATTEFTKKDTKTESIISETSNKIDTEIASLKILMESNKLETIRYLAAEETS, encoded by the exons ATGTGGAGTAGGTGGGGCCGGCGGCTCCTGTGTTCTGGAGGCGGCGGGGGCCACCGCGTGTCAAGCCCCTGCGGCTGTTTCTCGCCCACCCTGCGGAGAG acTTCTTCACCACCACAACCAAGGGAGAATACAATATGAGGCAAGTGGACATAACTCCTTTAGAACAAAGGAAATTAACTTTTGATACCCATGCACTGGTTCAGGACTTGGAAAATCATGGTGAGAAAC GATTTGACAAAACACAAGCAGAAACAATTGTATCAGTCTTAACCACCGTATCAAACATGAGCCTGGATACTATCTATAAGGAAATGGTCACACAAGCTCAACag GAAATAACAGTACAACAGCTAATGGCTCATTTGGACTCCATCAGGAAAGACATGGTCATCCTAGAAAAAAGTGAATTTGCAAATCTGAGAGCAGAGAACCAG aaaatgaaaattgaattaGAACAAGTTAAGCAACAACTGATA aatgaaACTAGTAGAATCAGAGCAGATAATAAACTTGACATCAACTTAGAAAGGAGCAGAGTATCAGATATG TTTACAgatcaagaaaaaaaacttatGGAAGCAACTACAGAATTTACCAAAAAA GATACCAAAACCGAAAGTATTATTTCAGAAACCAGTAATAAAATTGACACTGAAATTGCTTCTTTAAAAATCCTGATGGAGTCTAACAAGCTTGAGACAATTCGTTATCTTGCAG ctgaagaaacaAGCTAA
- the CCDC90B gene encoding coiled-coil domain-containing protein 90B, mitochondrial isoform X5, whose amino-acid sequence MRQVDITPLEQRKLTFDTHALVQDLENHGFDKTQAETIVSVLTTVSNMSLDTIYKEMVTQAQQEITVQQLMAHLDSIRKDMVILEKSEFANLRAENQKMKIELEQVKQQLINETSRIRADNKLDINLERSRVSDMFTDQEKKLMEATTEFTKKDTKTESIISETSNKIDTEIASLKILMESNKLETIRYLAASVFTCLAIALGFYRIWK is encoded by the exons ATGAGGCAAGTGGACATAACTCCTTTAGAACAAAGGAAATTAACTTTTGATACCCATGCACTGGTTCAGGACTTGGAAAATCATG GATTTGACAAAACACAAGCAGAAACAATTGTATCAGTCTTAACCACCGTATCAAACATGAGCCTGGATACTATCTATAAGGAAATGGTCACACAAGCTCAACag GAAATAACAGTACAACAGCTAATGGCTCATTTGGACTCCATCAGGAAAGACATGGTCATCCTAGAAAAAAGTGAATTTGCAAATCTGAGAGCAGAGAACCAG aaaatgaaaattgaattaGAACAAGTTAAGCAACAACTGATA aatgaaACTAGTAGAATCAGAGCAGATAATAAACTTGACATCAACTTAGAAAGGAGCAGAGTATCAGATATG TTTACAgatcaagaaaaaaaacttatGGAAGCAACTACAGAATTTACCAAAAAA GATACCAAAACCGAAAGTATTATTTCAGAAACCAGTAATAAAATTGACACTGAAATTGCTTCTTTAAAAATCCTGATGGAGTCTAACAAGCTTGAGACAATTCGTTATCTTGCAG CCTCAGTGTTTACTTGCCTGGCAATAGCATTGGGATTTTACAGAATCTGGAAATAG